TAGTTTTGTTTGATCATGTATGGTAAGATTGCTTTAGTTAATGCAACATAACTAAAAAAATTAACTTCCATTATTCTTCTGTCAATATCAAGTGGGGTATTAACAACAAGCGAGCGTTGGCTTATTCCCCCGTTATTGATTAACATATCAATTCTTCCAAAAAGTTTTACAGCAATCTCTGCTTTCGATTCAAGAGAAGGTATATCCATTAAATCTAAAGGTAGTATATGAACATCTGCAGGATTTTTACACAAGTTTTTTACCCTGTTCAGCTCCTCCTCCCTTCTGGATGATAGTATTAATTTAGCACCACGGTTTGCCAGGTCAAGCGAAAGTGCTTCCCCAATTCCGGATGAAGCTCCCGTTATCCATATTACCTTATTTCTGTAATCCATTACTTCTTAATAATAAAATTTTATCAACCATTTTCATAAATATAATCTAGTGATTTTGGTAAGAACAGCTTAAATTAGTTTAGAATAGATTTCCTGATTTTTATTAATTTGATTAACAATTCTTCAAGCTTGTCAAGTTGAAGCATATTTGCCCCGTCTGAAAGAGCTTTAGCGGGATTAGGATGGGTTTCAATAAAAATACCGTCTACTCCTACTGCAATGCCTGCTTTTGCAATTGTTTCAATCATTTCAGGACGGCCACCTGTTATTCCGGATTCCTGGTTTGGTTGCTGAAGGGAATGGGTTACATCAAGCACAACGGGAACATTGTTTTTCTGCATTTCTGGTATTCCTCTGTAATCTACAACAAGATCATTGTAGCCAAAAGTTGTTCCTCTTTCAGTTAGCATTACATTGTTATTCCCGCTTTGCTTTATTTTATCTACAGCATGTTTCATTGCATTTGCGGATAAAAACTGGCCTTTTTTAACATTTACAAATTTTCCTGTATTGGCTGCTGCAACTAAAAGATCAGTTTGTCTACATAAAAAAGCAGGGATTTGAAGAACATCAACATATTTTGCAGCCAGCAGTGCATCTTCTGGAGAGTGAATATCGGTAAGGGTAGGAATAGAATATTTTCCACCAACTTTTTTGATCATTTCAAGTCCTGCTTTATCACCAATTCCTGTAAAGGAATCAAGTCTTGATCTGTTGGCCTTTTTAAAAGATGCTTTGAAAATAAATGGAATTTCCAATTTATCGGTTATTCCAATTATACGTTCTGCAATTTCCATAACAACATCTTCCCCTTCAATAACACAGGGGCCGGCAATAAGAAAAAAATTCCCTTTAGCGGTGAATTTTATATTTGGTATTTTATCAATCATCAGAATCTTCTATGAATAGCTATAAATGCACTGTTTCCTGAAGTTATTGCAGGAAACAGAAAACCTTCCAGGTTATCAGTGCCCAAAGTTAAGGTAAAATATTCTTTAATCAAGGCTCTAATTGCCAATCCTGAATTTAATCCTCCATATCCGCCAAAATCAAGCCGTGCTGAAATTTTAAATACTGGAGTTATTTGATAAATTCCACTTATATAATAATTAACATTGTAGTTAGCCAATACCCTGTATTTGATTCCCCCCATTACTGATAAATCCTCGTTGATTGTGAAAATCTCTGCCAAATGAAAAAAGGCAGGCAGTACTGTTGTATAACTCTTTTTAACATCTGAAGCCTGTGAAACCAAACTACTATCAGAAAAACCAGAATCAAAAACAGAATCCCTCAGAATGAAAATGTCATCAAAAGAAAAATGATGGAAACGATAATTTGTATCAACAGTATATTGAGTTGCATTTTTGTTCCATCTTATTAATCCCAAATCCCTAACCTCAAGTAGTATGCGATGTTGCAGGGTATCTAAAGTCCCGAAATTTATGGTGGTGAAAAGATCAAGTGAAACCCCTACTCCATTAGTATATTGAAATCCAATTCTTTCTGGATCTGTTCGCCTGAGATTAAGCAATAAATCAACATCAACAAATTCTAATCCTGGTGCGGTGTAAACATTTGCTATGGGCATAGTTAAGCTTTGATGCTGATTTCCTCTTAAAACCGATAGGCCTATTCCGGATTTTCCCTGGTTAAAAATAATCCCTCCCTCAATTTGTTGGTAACTAAGTAAATTAAATTCAAAACCGCTTAAATCTGCCGTTTTATCCTCAAAACGAGAGTTGCCAAAAAAACCTAAATTAAAAAAGTCTCGGCTAAATTCTCCATTGGTATGCTTGCGGCTTCTAAGGCCCATATACCAAGCCATGTTGGATTTACCAAAAAAAGAATCGGGTGAAACTATGAAATGTGCTCCTAAATTAATATCACCACCAAATTGGTTTAGGCTATCCAATTTATTGAATGACCTTTCTCTTGATTGATTATTAATTTCTTTTTTTAATAAAAATTTACTTGTAAAATCATTGGTAAGGGAAGTTGAATTTAAGTCATAAGAGCCATCAATTCCTACTTGAAGCGCAACATTTGGAGAATAATAATCAAAAGGTGAATTATTAGTCTGGGCATTCAGCATTAAGCTGAAAGCAAGCCAGAATAAGAGTAAAAGGATTTTCATAGCTAAAAGTTATTTAGCTAAATTTAAGAAAATTTCAGGATAAGTTTTTTTCTTGTTAATTGAATTTCTTCAACTCCTGCTTTACAGCATCTTTATGAATAGTAAAGGACATTATCTTTAGTTTGATGTAATCTTCATGATAAAAATAATATCCTTTGTTTTTACCATTAAAACCGCCACTTCCAGAGTCCTTTATCAGGAACCAATTCCCATTTGGTTTTTCAAGGTATCCAATAAGATGAATAGCATGATCATCGGTAGTAGTATTGTTTGAAAACCTAAGTTGTCTTGCATTTTCATCTATATATGCCGAAGGTATGTCATAGGTAGGAACCATGGCAAGTTCAGAATGAGAGTCATAACCTGTTTCAGAAACATCTCCTCCAATAGCAATTGTAAAGCCTGATTTAGAGGCACTTTTAATGATGTTCATAAAATCATCAAGAGGAACATTGTAATAATCCTTACTTCTCCACCAATTATCGGGTACATCGTAAAGGCTTTGTTTCCAGTATGGGTTCTCCATCAAGGACATAAAATCAACATAATCATCCGGATTAATTTTAGCTACATTTTTAAGGTATTCCTGTGGACTTATGTTTTTTCCGTTAACTGTCACTGTTGTAGGAGGAACACCAATATAATAGTTCAGGATAGATTTAACTGTGGCAACAGCTTGTTCTTCATTCCAGTTAGAGGATGTTTTAATAAATTGCAGGTAATCGTTCATTTCCTTGAACATTAAATTGTGATCGTGAAATCTTCTCCCGTTTTTCAGCCCGTTATAAGCCTCAAGAGGAACAAGACCATGGGTTTTCATCATCCTTTTCACAGCATTAGTTTCAGATCCTTCACCGAATTCTGATTTGCCTCTTGTTTTTACAAACTCACGTGCTTTTTCAATATACTCATAATACACAATATAAAGTTCGGAAAGCTTTATCTGCTGGCCTGTTTGCCTGAATATTTCAGATTCATAAAAAGAGGAGGTGGAAAAACACCAACAAGTACCTGTTTCACCTTGAGAAATAGGCTTATTGCACCAGGAGGATTTAAATTCATCAACAGAAACGGGAACATCTAAGCCAGAAAAATCCATTTTAAAGGATTTTTTCTCTTCCTTTTTTGGGCTATTTGATTCTAAATTACTCTTTTGTATTTCTTCATAGAAACCTGGAACATATGGTTTATAAACACCTTTGTCTTTTTTTTGTTCTTGGGAAAACAATGTAAATGTTGAAAACAACCCCACCATTAGTAACAATATCTTTTGCTTCATTTTTTTATATTTTTGACAAATTTAAGAGAATTTCAAAGACTTTATATGAAAATTATAACCTGAGTTTCATTTAAAATTATAATTCATACAATTTGTCAGAGATTCCTCACCCTGTTCAGAATAAGGAATCAATGAAAGGTTACAGGAGTATCATTTGAAAATTGACCTTAGGTTAATAAGTTACTAACCAGATAAAATGCGATGAATTGTAAATTCCACTAATTAAAAAATCTCCCTTCAGTTAATCCTTGCATTTATTACTGAATTAAGAATTTAATAAAAGTGTTTTTAAAAGTAATAAATATGGAATTCTATTTTCCAAAACCAAACCTTAAACCAATAAAAAATCTTCGTCCTTGTAAAGGGCCATAGGCATAGGCGGTATCGAAATTTGGACCAAATGGGTTTTGTGGATCGATTAAAGGGCTATTTTGAGTATAGTTTAAAATATTCCTTACACCAATGTAAACTTCGAAAAACTTCTTTATTTCTTTTGTCACTTGCAGGTTTTGTAAAGTGAACCATGGAGATATCTCATCGCGTTCAAAGGGATGGTCATAAGTTGGCAATTCCATTGGGCCCATAACCTTACCAGTATAATCAATACTTGTTTTTAATTTTTTTATAGTGTAAGATAATGTAAATACACCCGATAATTTGGGAACAAAGGCCTGATTTTCCCTTACACTATTTCCATCATTATCTTCTGTAACAGCAAATACATCAAGGAAAGTTCCACCTGCAGATAATTTAAAGGGGGAATTAAATCTATGGTTGTATGATAAAGAAAATCCTCTGGATATGGAATGTCCAAGTAGATTATCATAAACAATCAGATTTTTGTCAGTTTCATAATCAGGGATTATTTTATTTTCAAAATAGGTATAAAAGATGTCAGCATCAATGGTTCCTGAACTTTCTTTGATAGTAAAAACATGGTTTACATTTAAATTCATATTATATGATTTTTCAGGGCTCAGTTCACCTTTAACCACTACCGTTCTTGCTCCAGTAAGTGCAGCATGCTCCTCGGTAAATAAATTTACAACCCTAAATCCTGTTCCTGCATTAAGTCTTAGGGTTGTATAGGTTGCAGGTTTGTACTTAAAGTTGATCCTGGGTGAAAAAATGCTTCCATGTTTTTCATGGTAATCAAAGCGTAAACCAGCAAGTATGCTAAGATTATCACTTAGTGCATACTCATCCTGTGCAAAAATTCCTGGTATAAAAACCCTGTCAGCCTGGTTTGTGGCAAAAGTATTGTCATCGTAAAAATTATAACGTAAACTTGATCCAAATATTAAATCATGCCTTGCTCCTATTGTTTTATCCCAAATTAAATTGGAAAAAACAGTAGTTTGAACAGCAGCATATTCAGTATCGCCATACCAGGAGTCCTGATTGTGATTATTAAAGGATAAATCCCATCTTAGCTTTTCGTTAAAAGGAAGTTGATAAGAGCTAATTAATTCATACCTTTTTGTGTAAATGGATTCGCCATAAATGGAATCACTGCCACGAAATTGAGGAGTCCACTGGCTAACCCCTCCGAAACGGTTTTCATCATAATATTTGGCCGAAATGTTGAATATTCTGCTGTTCTTTCTATCAAAAGAGAATTTAGAAAATAAGGAAACCCTATTAATAAGAGGAATGTCATTAAAATTATCTTCGTTTTCATCAATGAAATTATTCATGTTATAGTAATTTCCACTAAACAACATCTTGGATTTTTTCATTTTAGGGGCAAAATAAAAATCGATGTTTTTTTCCAAATCAGATGTTCCGAATGCATTAAATCCAATCAAGGGAACATCCTGAGGCTTTTTTGTAATTACATTAATTACCCCTGCAACTGCTTCAGTTCCATACAATGTGGATGAAGGCCCTTTAATAATTTCTATTCTTTCAATTAAAGAGGTAGCTATTCCATTTAAACCATAAACTGTAGAAAGGGCGCTCATAATTGGCATTCCATCAATTAAAACCAGGGTGTATGGTCCTTCCATTCCATTTATATGTATATCAGAAGTCCCGCAAACACCACAACCAATTTGTTCTTGAACACCATTTATAGTTTCAATAGCTTGCATTATATTATTGGTAGGTGATTTTTGTAAAAAACTTGCAGTTATCACCTCTACTTTTACTGGTGAATCACTTATGAAAGTCTCCTTCATTGTTCCTGTAACCACAATCTGGTTCAATTCCTGCAAGGAGGGTTTTATGGTTAAAATCACTTGAGTAGTTTTTCCATTTTCAATTCTTACGCTATGTTTTTTCTTTTCATATCCTACAACCGAAACAATTAACTCAAGTTCTCCTTCAGGCACATTTTCAATGATGAAATTGCCTTGAATATCAGATGCTGCGCCAATATTAAGTCCTTTGAATCCAACATTGGCAAAAGGAACTGGTTTTCCCAAAGAAACAATATTCCCCTTTAGTGTTCCCTGGGAATAAACATTTACCCCAATTAGTGTAAAAAGGCTGAACGCGAAAAGTATTTTCATCTAATTATTTATTAAAACATTTAAGCAAATATAAATATATTTTTAGACTAATCTAAATTTATTATTTCAACATTGTAAATATTTAGTCTATATTTGTAACAGGAAAATGAATACTTACACGGAAGAAAATTATTTAAAGGCTATTTATAAGCTTTCCAAATCCCATGATGATGGGGTTAACACCAATGCCATTGCCGATTTGTTGAAGACTAAGGCAAGTTCGGTAACTGACATGATTAAGAAATTAAATGAAAAAAATCTTCTCAACTATGTTAAATATCAAGGAGTAACACTAACACCTGAGGGTGAAAAAGTTGCTGTAAAGATTATCCGAAAACACCGGTTGTGGGAATATTTCCTAGTGAATTGTTTGAACTTCAAATGGGATGAAGTACATGATATAGCGGAAGAACTTGAGCATATTAATTCAGATAAATTAATTAATAACCTCGATAAATTTTTAGACCATCCTAAATTCGATCCACATGGAGATCCCATTCCAGATAAGGATGGAAATATATATGAGCACAAAGAAGTTTCCCTTGCTGATTTAGAGGATAAGCGATCAGGAATAATTGTAGGGGTAAAAGATCACTCAACACAGTTTTTAAAATACCTGGAAGGAATTCATTTGCTTTTAGGAACAAAAGTAAAGATTATTAAAAAATTCGAATACGATGATTCTATCCTGGTTTCCACCGGAGATAACAGGGAAATAATTGTTTCAAACAAAGTCAGCAGAAATCTATACATAAAAAAATCAATACCTAAATAAGCATGTTTGAAGCAGCCAAAATTTGGTTTATTGATCTTTCCCCTGTTTTCCAAGCACTTTTGGCAACCATTTTCACCTGGTTGTTAACCGCTTTTGGAGCCTCTTTTGTTTTCTTTTTCAAAAGCATGAATCGCAAGTTCATGGATGGAATGCTTGGTTTTACTGGGGGGGTAATGGTCGCAGCAAGCTTTTGGTCCTTGCTCTCTCCTGCAATAGCAATGTCTGAGGATCTTTATGTGCCTACCTGGTTTCCTGCGGCAGCTGGTTTTTTAGCAGGTGCTTTGTTTATTTATTCATTGGATAAAGTACTTCCTCATTTACACATAAATTTTAAACCATCGGAAAGTGAGGGTATAAAAACGGACTGGCACCGTTCAACGCTTCTTGTTCTTGCAATTACCCTGCACAATATTCCAGAAGGACTTGCTATTGGAATTGCTTTTGGCGCTGTTGCAGCAGGAATTCCGCATGCTGAAATGGGTGCTGCTGTGGCCCTAGCACTTGGAATTGGCTTGCAAAACTTCCCGGAAGGCATGGCAGTTTCCATGCCCCTTAGAAGACAAGGCCTTTCTCGTTTTAAAAGTTTTTGGTTCGGTCAGCTTTCTGCCATTGTTGAACCCGTTGCAGGAGTATTGGGTGCAATTGCTGTAATTTATGCCCAGCCCATTTTACCTTATGCTCTTGCTTTTGCAGCAGGGGCAATGGTTTATGTGGTTGTGGAGGAAGTAATACCTGAATCACAAAGGGATAAATATACTGATACCTCTACGCTGGGTTTTATTGGTGGTTTTATTATTATGATGATTCTTGATGTTGGATTGTCTTAAAAAACCAAAGAAGGATAATAGCAATTGGAGATTTTAAAGAAGTTTTTTAAGATTAAGCATTTAGTAATTCTTTTTGCCTTTTGTGTTTATTTTGATACTTTTTTATAGTTCTTTTTATTAAAATTGGGGCTTTTTAAAGGATTCCAAATAAATGATTTCATATCAATCCTTGATTCCCGCTATTAATGTATTAGTTTTGCAAAAGGGAAACACACACTTCATTTTTCTCTGATACAGTTCAGCACTAAAATAAAACTTGTAACTTGTAATATTCAAATTGCAATATCAAAATGGAAAAGGATAAGCATAAAACGATAATAAATATAAAAAACAGGAGAGCTTCTTTTGAATATGAGTTTTTGGATGTTTATGTAGCGGGTATTCAGTTAACAGGAACTGAAATTAAATCGATAAGAGATAGCAAAGCAAATATTACAGATGGTTTTTGCATTTTTTTAAAAGATGAACTTTGGGCAAGAAATATTCATATTGCAGAATATAAGGAAGGTTCATACAACAACCATGAACCCAAGCGCGACCGAAAGCTGCTTCTTAACAAGGGTGAACTAAAAAAACTAGCCAATAAAACAAAAGACAAGGGCTTAACCATTGTCCCTTTGAGGTTGTTTATAAACAATAAAGGTTTTGCCAAACTGGAAATTGCCCTTGCAAAAGGAAAAAAATTATTCGATAAACGTGAGAGTTTAAAAGAAAAGGATACCAAAAGGCAAATAGACAGACTATTAAAGGAGTAGATACGCTTTGATTGACAGTAAAGCTTTTTTACTTACCTAACAATTAGTTTTTTATTGTACAAATCATTATTCATTGAACCAGTAATAAGATAAACTCCACTTGGCAATCGATCATAGGGATCAATAGCAACAACAGTCTTATTATTATCAAGAACAATTACCTTTGAATAATATTCCCTACCAGACATATCAACAACCACGATTAAAATCTCTTTATTTAATTCTCCTGCAATTAAAATATTTAGTGCTGATCCAATAGGGGCCGGATTAGGAAAAACACTAAAGGAGGCCATTTCTTTTTTATCAAAATTAACAGCAACTAAATCAGAAAAACTAAACTTTCCATCATAATCGGTTTGCTTGAGCCTATAATAAGACAAACCAGGGAAGGGATGCAAATCGTTTTGGGAATATGAAATTATTTGCCTGCTATTTCCAGCCGCTTTCAGCTTATGAACTTCTGTAAATTCTATTCCGTCTGTGGTTTTCTCAATGGTAAAAAAATCATTGTTTGTTTCGGAAGCAGTTACCCATTTAAGAACTATACTGTTATCATGGGAAAAAGCCTCAAAACTTAATAATTCAATGGGTAATGTTATTGAAAAGGTACAAGGATTTCCTTCACAACAATTTGATCCTGAACAACCAAAAGTTGTTCCTGTATTGTTAATTGTTCCTTCAACTGAAAGTGAGCCATTACCAGAAATATCTCCCCCATTACCATTATTAAAATTTCCTGAAACGGAAATGGCTCCGTTAAAAGTAACATTCGAACTGTTGTTGTTATTGGTCAAATTACCTGTTACAATCAACACACCAGTGCTCTCAACATTTATAATACTTCCATTTGCAAAGGAAATATTTCTTGTAGTGACTGTACCACCAATGTTTAAAGTTCCTCCTGTTTTAATTTCAATATCACTTGTTCCATTTCCTGTTAAAAAAGATCCTGTATTAACAGTTAAGGAAGCCACATTGCCAGATCCAATAATAATGAGTGTTGAAAAAGTAATGTTATTGCCATTTCCAATAATTACGATATCATTATTATTAGGGATACAGCTACAGGAAGGGCCTACATGAGAAACTATTGACCAGGTTCCAGTGGTTCCATAAGGACCATTAGCTCTTGAGTAAAGAGTTGCAGAAAATACTGAAGGAATTAGTAAAATCAAGCAAAATGATAAATATATATTTTTCATATGGATATAATTATTCGTTAATTAATTATTCCTCTAAGGAACTCATGAGTGCTAAAGCATTTTTATTTATTTGACATCCCAATTTATTGTGAGTCATGTAATTATCATTAGTACTTGTGCATGACTATTCTCATAAGCTGCAATTGTTGAATATTGCAAAAAAAGTGTAAGAATAAACTAATATACCGCAAAATATAAAAAATGTTTGACAAAGGAAATTATTTTTATCATATAAAAAAGTGTTTTTATATGATAAAACTCCAATACCTTTTCATAGTCTCACTTTCCTTTAATATCCAATTTCCTGTATTTTATAATCATTTTTTCCAATTCCAATTTTGAAAACTCCTTTTTGTGAATTTGTTCAAGCAAGTTTTGGGAGGCTGCATGTAACTCTATATTGGAAAAATAATTATCTCGCATAAAGTGGACGAATTTCAAAGCTCTGAATCCATCAAACCAGGTATAAAACCTTTTTCTAAAGGAATTTAGGTCTTTACTATTTTCTCTGATTTCATAGACTTTATCTTTAAAGTTAGAATCCATAAGAAATGCAACAATGGGATCTGAAAATTCCTGAAAAGTGGTTGATGTATATAATCCATCCACATGCTCCAAAAAGAATTTCATCTCCTGGAATACTTTAGGGTTGTATGTGAGAAAATATTCAGTTTTATTTTCTATCCAACTGTTTATTGCCCTTCCTGTACCAAAGGGTACCCTTGTGGATGATCTGGGAGATGGAATTATTCTTGTTGCATTAAGTTCAGTGAATGCACCAAGAGGAATTATTTTATGTAAAAAATAAAAATCTTCTCCTGCTTTTCTTTTATTCATCCCTCCCTGCTTTTGATAAACATCAGTGCGTACTGCCATGGAAGAGCCAATTGTATGGTAGGCAAAAGGATGCCCTGCGAAACGTAATCCCGCTATATAATATCTTAAATGGAGTTCATAGTTTAGAATTCCTTCATATACTTCATGTGTAAATTCATCACCGGATAAGGGATGTTCAAAATAAATTGAACAAGCCATTGTTTTGGGATTTATCTTGAAATGGTATTCAATTGCGGTAAAATAATTGGTATCACAGGTTGAATCTGCATCAAAACAACAAATAATTCCTTTGTTATTCTTTGTAATAAGGAATCTTCTAACGGCTTCATCCATTCCAATTTTTCGAGCCAGGCCAACCCCTGCAAATTTTGAAGGTAAATCGCAGGCTATAATAATTTTAAAATCAAGCCTTTTATCCTGGTTTGTATCTATCCATTCCTTTACCTGAGTAATCATTTTCTGTGTTTCTTTCCTTATGGGCTCTTGTGCGTCAATGGAATGATTAACAACAACAATAACCTCAACAGAACATTGAGGTTTTATACAATTCTTAAGGGAAATTAACGATTTTAGCAATTGTGGTTCGCAAAAAGCTGGAATTACAACAACAATTCCTAGATCGTGTTCAGGTTTTTTAACTATTTTTTTTGAATAAAAGGTATGTTTCTCCAGATAATCCATGGAAGTAATGACAAAAAGTGATTTGAGGCTAAAATTTAAGGTCTGATTCAGTATTTATTTCAGGTTGCCTATACCTCAGTTTGTTAATGAAATTCAAAAGGAATACTAATTAGGGTGCAATTCGCTCTATTTGCCATTGCTCATTTTCATTTATAAAATATCTTATACGGTCGTGCAAACGGCTTGGTCGACCCTGCCAAAATTCAATTTTTTCAGGTTTAACAATATATCCACCCCAATGAGGAGGGCGTGGGATTTCTTTGTCCTGAAATTTATTCGTTATGTCCTGAACAAGTTTATCAAGTGCTTCTCTGTTTTCAACTACAGAGCTTTGAACAGAAGCCCATGCACCAATTTGAGAACCTTTTGGACGATTGTTAAAATACAAATCAGAATCCTCAGTTATTTGTTTTTGGGCAATACCTTGTATTCTTATTTGCCTTTCCATTTGAGGCCAAAAAAAATTCATGCAAATTTTTGGATTTACTTCAATGTCTCTGCCCTTTTGGCTGTGGTAGTTGGTATAAAAAACAAAGCCATGCGTACTAAAATCGCGTAAGTATAAAATCCTCAAAGAAGGCTGACCATGTTCAGAAACTGTGGCAAGGTCGAATGCATTAAATTCAGGAATCTGGGCTTGCATTGCTTCATTAAACCATTGTTCAAACTGTATCACTGGGTTTTTATTCACTGATTGTTCATTTAATGACTGGAGAGAGAAATCCTTTCTTAGTTTATTAATGTGTTCTCTTAGATTATCCATTTTAAAATGTTTGGTGCTGAAGGTACAAAGTTAGTAGTTGTATGGAATGTTAAATAAACAAAAATTAAAAAAAAGATTAAAGCTGATCATAAAGTGCCCATTGGATACTTAATTTTCCTGGTTCAAATTATAATAAAGCAAAGAATAAAAGTAAATATATCGCTTATATTTGGCCAAAAAACGCATAACCATTCAGGTTAAAAAAAACAATCACTTATGAAATTATCGCCAGAATTACAATTTAACACTTCCATGGAATGGGTAAAAGCAGTGCTTTCGGATTTAGAAGGATTTTTACAGGATCATGCCGATTGTGAACGCAAGGCATCAGCCATGGCAATGAGTTTTGTTGCTAAATGTCCGGATAAGGTGGAAATAATTCCCGAATTAATAGAGACTGCTTTGGAGGAGATGGAACATTTTAAAATGGTATACCAGATTATGGAAAAACGTGGAATAAGGCTAAAGGCAGAAATACCAAAGGATTCCTATATACAACAGCTATTGGCTCTTTGCAGAAATACTCCAGATGAAAGGCTAATGGACAGAATGTTACTGGCATCAATTATTGAATGCAGGGGAGCTGAAAGGTTCCGGCTGGTGGCAGAAAACATAATAGATGCAGAACTAAAAACATTTTATAAAATGCTTTGGATTTCGGAAGCAAAACACGGCAATATTTTTGTAAAAATGATATTAAACTACCAGGATGAAAAGGAGGTTTATGAGCGCTTGGATTATCTGGTTGCAAAAGAAGCAGAAATTTGTAGGCTATTGCCAATAAGAGCTGCCCTTCATTGAAAATATTTAAAAACTAAAAAACATTAGTTATGGGGTTAAGTAATATAAATCCAGGTCAAGGAAAACTTCTTATTTCAGAACCAT
This Bacteroidota bacterium DNA region includes the following protein-coding sequences:
- a CDS encoding tRNA-(ms[2]io[6]A)-hydroxylase, whose amino-acid sequence is MKLSPELQFNTSMEWVKAVLSDLEGFLQDHADCERKASAMAMSFVAKCPDKVEIIPELIETALEEMEHFKMVYQIMEKRGIRLKAEIPKDSYIQQLLALCRNTPDERLMDRMLLASIIECRGAERFRLVAENIIDAELKTFYKMLWISEAKHGNIFVKMILNYQDEKEVYERLDYLVAKEAEICRLLPIRAALH
- the pdxH gene encoding pyridoxamine 5'-phosphate oxidase: MDNLREHINKLRKDFSLQSLNEQSVNKNPVIQFEQWFNEAMQAQIPEFNAFDLATVSEHGQPSLRILYLRDFSTHGFVFYTNYHSQKGRDIEVNPKICMNFFWPQMERQIRIQGIAQKQITEDSDLYFNNRPKGSQIGAWASVQSSVVENREALDKLVQDITNKFQDKEIPRPPHWGGYIVKPEKIEFWQGRPSRLHDRIRYFINENEQWQIERIAP
- a CDS encoding glycosyltransferase, with translation MDYLEKHTFYSKKIVKKPEHDLGIVVVIPAFCEPQLLKSLISLKNCIKPQCSVEVIVVVNHSIDAQEPIRKETQKMITQVKEWIDTNQDKRLDFKIIIACDLPSKFAGVGLARKIGMDEAVRRFLITKNNKGIICCFDADSTCDTNYFTAIEYHFKINPKTMACSIYFEHPLSGDEFTHEVYEGILNYELHLRYYIAGLRFAGHPFAYHTIGSSMAVRTDVYQKQGGMNKRKAGEDFYFLHKIIPLGAFTELNATRIIPSPRSSTRVPFGTGRAINSWIENKTEYFLTYNPKVFQEMKFFLEHVDGLYTSTTFQEFSDPIVAFLMDSNFKDKVYEIRENSKDLNSFRKRFYTWFDGFRALKFVHFMRDNYFSNIELHAASQNLLEQIHKKEFSKLELEKMIIKYRKLDIKGK
- a CDS encoding T9SS type A sorting domain-containing protein, with product MKNIYLSFCLILLIPSVFSATLYSRANGPYGTTGTWSIVSHVGPSCSCIPNNNDIVIIGNGNNITFSTLIIIGSGNVASLTVNTGSFLTGNGTSDIEIKTGGTLNIGGTVTTRNISFANGSIINVESTGVLIVTGNLTNNNNSSNVTFNGAISVSGNFNNGNGGDISGNGSLSVEGTINNTGTTFGCSGSNCCEGNPCTFSITLPIELLSFEAFSHDNSIVLKWVTASETNNDFFTIEKTTDGIEFTEVHKLKAAGNSRQIISYSQNDLHPFPGLSYYRLKQTDYDGKFSFSDLVAVNFDKKEMASFSVFPNPAPIGSALNILIAGELNKEILIVVVDMSGREYYSKVIVLDNNKTVVAIDPYDRLPSGVYLITGSMNNDLYNKKLIVR